The proteins below come from a single Chryseobacterium sp. MA9 genomic window:
- a CDS encoding acyl-CoA thioesterase yields the protein MAKIKKASESLTIMTNIVLPNETNSLRNLFGGELLAKMDRCASISAARHCERRVVTASVNHVSFNHPIPEGGVVVLESKVSRAFSTSMEVYVDVWLDDPINQKKIHTNAGIYTFVAVDEFNRPIPIPEMIPETDEEKERFAAAFRRKELSLILSGRMKPLESVELKKLFQEPQESKKDKK from the coding sequence ATGGCAAAAATAAAAAAAGCGTCAGAATCTCTGACCATTATGACCAATATCGTTCTTCCGAACGAAACCAATTCTTTAAGAAATCTTTTTGGAGGTGAACTTTTAGCGAAAATGGACCGTTGTGCGTCTATTTCTGCAGCAAGACACTGCGAAAGAAGAGTGGTAACAGCTTCTGTAAACCACGTATCTTTCAATCACCCGATTCCGGAAGGCGGAGTAGTGGTATTGGAATCTAAAGTTTCCAGAGCATTCTCTACTTCTATGGAAGTATATGTGGATGTATGGTTGGATGACCCAATCAATCAGAAGAAAATTCACACCAATGCAGGTATTTATACCTTCGTTGCTGTAGATGAATTCAACCGTCCGATTCCTATTCCGGAAATGATCCCGGAAACAGATGAAGAGAAAGAAAGATTTGCAGCTGCATTCCGTAGAAAAGAACTTTCATTAATTCTTTCCGGAAGAATGAAACCTTTGGAATCTGTAGAACTTAAAAAACTCTTCCAGGAACCGCAGGAATCTAAGAAAGACAAAAAATAG
- a CDS encoding bifunctional aconitate hydratase 2/2-methylisocitrate dehydratase, which translates to MNIYKDYIKEIEERKTQGLHPKPIDSAELLSEIITQIKDSGNADRSDSLKFFIYNTLPGTTSAAGVKAKFLKEIILGESIVEEISQAYAFELLSHMKGGPSIEVLLDLALGNDTAIAKEAATVLKTQVFLYEADTNRLKEAFNSGNEIAKEILESYAKAEFFTKLPEVAEEIKVVTFIAGEGDISTDLLSPGNQAHSRSDRELHGKCMITPQAQEEIKALQAQHPDASVMLIAEKGTMGVGSSRMSGVNNVALWTGKQASPYVPFVNIAPIVGGTNGISPIFLTTVDVTGGIGIDLKNWVKKLDENGNPIRNENGDIVLEEAYSVATGTVLTINTKEKKLYNGDKELIDLTRSFTPQKMEFIKAGGSYAIVFGKKLQTFAAQLLGVEAPAVFAPSKEISHEGQGLTAVEKIFNRNAVGTTPGKVLHAGSDVRVQVNIVGSQDTTGLMTSQELESMAATVISPIVDGAYQSGCHTASVWDKKAQANIPKLMKFMNEFGLITARDPKGEYHAMTDVIHKVLNDITVDEWAIIIGGDSHTRMSKGVAFGADSGTVALALATGEASMPIPESVKVTFKGNMKEHMDFRDVVHATQAQMLKQFGGENVFQGRIIEVHIGTLPADQAFTFTDWTAEMKAKASINISEDNTLIESLEIAKGRIQIMIDKGMDNHNKVLQGLIDKANKRIAEIRSGEKPALTPDSNAKYYAEVVVDLDVIVEPMIADPDVNNDDVSKRYTHDTIRDLSYYGGEKKVDLGFVGSCMVHKGDLKIVSQMLRNIEKQQGKVEFSAPLVVAAPTYNIIDELKAEGDWELLEKYSAFEFDDNAPKGEARVEYKNVMYLERPGCNLCMGNQEKAAKGDTVLATSTRLFQGRVVEDSERKKGESLLASTPVVVLSAIIGRIPSIDEYKAAVEGIDLTTFVPSIKELTSTSAH; encoded by the coding sequence ATGAATATTTATAAGGATTACATCAAAGAGATTGAAGAAAGAAAAACCCAGGGGCTTCATCCAAAGCCAATTGATAGTGCTGAATTACTAAGCGAAATCATTACACAGATTAAAGATTCAGGTAATGCAGACCGATCGGATTCTCTTAAATTTTTCATTTATAACACGCTACCCGGAACTACAAGTGCAGCGGGAGTAAAAGCAAAATTTTTAAAAGAAATTATTCTGGGTGAATCCATAGTAGAAGAAATTTCTCAGGCATATGCTTTTGAACTATTATCTCACATGAAAGGCGGACCTTCTATTGAAGTATTGCTTGATCTTGCTTTAGGTAATGACACAGCTATTGCTAAAGAAGCTGCAACTGTTCTTAAAACACAGGTTTTCCTTTATGAGGCAGATACTAACCGTCTGAAAGAAGCATTCAATAGCGGTAACGAAATTGCAAAAGAAATTCTTGAAAGCTATGCAAAAGCAGAGTTTTTCACAAAACTTCCTGAAGTTGCTGAAGAAATTAAAGTAGTAACATTTATCGCTGGTGAAGGAGATATCTCTACAGATTTACTTTCTCCGGGTAACCAGGCCCATTCAAGATCAGACCGTGAACTTCATGGTAAATGCATGATCACTCCTCAGGCTCAGGAAGAAATTAAAGCTTTACAGGCACAACATCCTGATGCAAGCGTTATGCTTATCGCTGAAAAAGGAACAATGGGTGTAGGGTCATCAAGAATGTCCGGAGTAAATAACGTTGCTCTTTGGACAGGAAAACAGGCAAGCCCATATGTACCATTCGTAAACATTGCTCCAATTGTAGGAGGAACAAACGGTATTTCTCCGATCTTCCTTACAACAGTAGACGTTACCGGAGGTATTGGTATTGACCTTAAAAACTGGGTGAAAAAATTAGACGAAAACGGAAATCCTATTCGTAACGAAAATGGTGACATAGTTCTTGAGGAAGCTTATTCTGTAGCAACAGGAACTGTTTTAACGATTAATACAAAAGAAAAGAAACTATATAACGGAGATAAGGAATTAATTGATCTTACGAGATCTTTCACTCCGCAAAAGATGGAATTCATCAAAGCGGGCGGATCTTATGCTATCGTATTTGGCAAAAAACTACAGACATTTGCAGCTCAGCTTTTAGGAGTTGAAGCTCCTGCTGTTTTTGCTCCATCAAAGGAAATTTCTCATGAAGGACAAGGACTTACAGCTGTAGAAAAAATATTCAACAGAAATGCTGTTGGAACTACGCCAGGAAAAGTTTTACACGCCGGTTCAGATGTTCGTGTACAGGTAAATATCGTTGGATCTCAGGATACAACAGGTCTTATGACTTCTCAGGAACTTGAATCCATGGCAGCAACGGTGATTTCTCCAATTGTTGACGGTGCTTACCAGTCAGGATGTCACACCGCTTCAGTATGGGATAAAAAAGCTCAGGCTAACATTCCAAAACTGATGAAATTCATGAACGAGTTCGGTCTTATTACAGCCCGTGACCCGAAAGGTGAATACCACGCGATGACTGACGTTATCCACAAAGTTCTTAACGATATCACTGTAGACGAGTGGGCCATCATCATTGGAGGTGACTCTCATACAAGAATGTCTAAAGGAGTAGCTTTCGGAGCTGACTCAGGAACGGTTGCTCTTGCATTAGCTACAGGTGAAGCATCAATGCCAATTCCTGAATCTGTAAAAGTAACGTTCAAAGGAAACATGAAAGAACACATGGATTTCCGTGATGTGGTTCATGCTACTCAAGCTCAGATGTTAAAGCAGTTTGGAGGAGAAAACGTATTCCAGGGTAGAATCATTGAGGTTCACATCGGAACACTTCCTGCTGACCAAGCATTTACATTTACAGACTGGACTGCTGAGATGAAGGCAAAAGCTTCTATCAACATTTCTGAAGATAATACTTTGATTGAATCACTGGAAATTGCAAAAGGCAGAATCCAGATCATGATTGACAAGGGTATGGATAACCATAATAAAGTTCTTCAGGGACTAATTGACAAAGCAAACAAGAGAATTGCAGAGATCAGATCAGGAGAAAAACCTGCTTTGACTCCTGATTCAAACGCTAAATATTATGCTGAAGTAGTGGTAGATCTTGACGTAATTGTTGAACCAATGATTGCTGACCCGGATGTAAACAACGACGATGTATCTAAGAGATATACACACGATACCATCAGAGATCTTTCTTATTATGGAGGTGAGAAAAAAGTAGACCTTGGTTTCGTAGGATCTTGTATGGTTCACAAAGGAGACCTTAAGATTGTTTCTCAGATGCTTAGAAACATTGAAAAGCAACAAGGAAAAGTAGAATTTAGTGCTCCTCTTGTAGTAGCAGCTCCTACTTACAACATCATTGATGAATTAAAGGCAGAAGGAGACTGGGAATTACTAGAAAAATATTCAGCTTTTGAATTTGATGACAATGCTCCAAAAGGAGAAGCTCGTGTTGAATACAAAAACGTAATGTACCTTGAGCGTCCTGGATGTAACCTTTGTATGGGTAATCAGGAAAAAGCAGCTAAAGGAGATACTGTTTTAGCTACTTCTACCCGTCTTTTCCAGGGAAGAGTAGTTGAAGATTCTGAACGTAAAAAAGGAGAATCCCTGCTTGCTTCAACTCCGGTTGTTGTTCTTTCTGCAATCATCGGAAGAATTCCTAGCATTGACGAGTATAAAGCTGCGGTTGAGGGTATAGACCTTACCACTTTTGTACCTTCTATTAAAGAATTGACAAGTACAAGCGCTCACTAA
- a CDS encoding sensor histidine kinase: MNKKQIIWLQIIYWGFNFFGTVITPNFFVPETNRTELHILRITFFIVKISTFYISYLFIFPKVFKLEKLYSAVFVFILTLLCFASMRYALEEMILPSTLGFRNYDEKTGLLYYFFDNIYNSSLTTFIAGILWILERYGIAENDKKQLLIEKKQAELQALKTQINPHFIFNSLNNIYSLVYQKSDKALPAIEELGQLLRYSTKDLEKDSISLDKEIGYIDSLIALEKLRIRNPDLLSIEKDIQYLQLKISPMLLVPFVENAFKHGDFRDKGFEMKISDHDKVLHFYLLNFKTHRMKDTVSGIGIQNVKKRLEILYPKHQLEIRDSETEFIVDLKIDLRDE, from the coding sequence ATGAATAAAAAGCAAATTATCTGGCTGCAAATTATTTATTGGGGGTTCAACTTTTTTGGAACCGTCATTACGCCTAATTTTTTTGTACCGGAAACCAATCGTACTGAATTACATATTCTGAGAATTACCTTTTTTATTGTAAAAATTAGCACATTCTATATTTCTTATCTGTTTATATTTCCGAAGGTTTTTAAGCTTGAGAAATTGTATTCGGCGGTTTTCGTTTTTATCCTGACACTTTTATGTTTTGCCAGTATGAGATATGCTTTAGAAGAAATGATTCTACCTTCTACTCTTGGTTTTCGGAATTATGATGAAAAAACAGGACTTCTCTACTATTTCTTTGATAATATATACAATAGCTCACTGACTACTTTTATAGCAGGTATTCTATGGATATTGGAGAGATATGGTATAGCAGAAAATGATAAAAAGCAACTTCTGATCGAAAAAAAACAAGCGGAGCTGCAGGCGCTAAAAACCCAGATCAATCCCCATTTTATTTTTAATTCATTAAATAATATCTATTCTTTGGTCTATCAGAAATCAGATAAAGCACTTCCTGCCATTGAAGAACTTGGGCAATTGTTGAGGTACAGCACAAAAGACCTTGAAAAAGACTCAATTTCTCTGGATAAGGAAATTGGATATATTGACAGTTTAATTGCTCTGGAGAAACTTAGGATCAGAAATCCTGACCTGTTGAGTATAGAAAAAGATATTCAGTATCTACAGCTTAAAATTTCACCGATGCTCTTGGTTCCTTTTGTTGAGAATGCATTTAAACATGGTGATTTTCGTGATAAAGGTTTTGAAATGAAAATCTCAGATCATGATAAGGTGCTGCACTTTTATCTTTTAAATTTTAAAACGCATAGAATGAAAGATACTGTTTCAGGAATAGGTATTCAGAATGTGAAAAAAAGACTGGAAATATTATATCCTAAGCATCAGCTTGAAATCCGGGATTCAGAAACAGAATTTATTGTAGATTTAAAAATTGATTTACGGGATGAATAA
- a CDS encoding LytTR family DNA-binding domain-containing protein has translation MNKIKCIIVDDEPLAISLLEHYVEKIPFLELVFSTENPILALEYLQKNDSDLIFLDIQMPELTGINFMKIVGPDQKYILTTAYSEYALEGYEHNVVDYLLKPISFERFQKSVLKVQERFSFPQEENTHFFVKSSGQRYRIGFHEILYVESIKDYVNIRTENDEFIVLDTLKSMETQLSERFVRIHKSFIVNLDKVKSIGAKKVILPDYEIPIGESYRAGLLERLK, from the coding sequence ATGAATAAGATAAAATGTATCATCGTTGATGACGAGCCATTGGCAATCTCTCTTCTTGAACATTATGTAGAAAAAATACCTTTTCTTGAGTTGGTTTTTTCTACAGAAAACCCGATTCTCGCTTTAGAATATCTTCAGAAGAACGATTCTGACCTCATCTTTCTGGATATTCAGATGCCGGAGCTTACGGGAATCAATTTTATGAAGATTGTTGGGCCTGATCAAAAGTATATACTGACAACAGCTTATTCAGAATATGCCCTGGAAGGATATGAGCATAATGTTGTGGATTACCTTTTAAAACCTATTTCCTTTGAAAGATTTCAAAAAAGCGTATTAAAGGTTCAGGAGCGGTTTTCCTTTCCACAGGAGGAAAATACCCATTTCTTTGTGAAATCCTCAGGACAAAGGTATCGTATTGGCTTTCATGAGATCCTTTATGTGGAAAGCATCAAAGACTATGTCAATATCCGGACAGAAAATGATGAGTTTATTGTTCTTGATACTCTTAAATCAATGGAAACCCAGCTTTCTGAAAGATTTGTACGGATTCATAAATCTTTCATTGTCAATTTGGATAAAGTCAAAAGTATCGGGGCTAAAAAAGTTATTCTTCCCGACTATGAAATTCCTATCGGGGAAAGTTATAGGGCAGGTCTTCTTGAGAGATTAAAGTGA
- a CDS encoding TonB-dependent receptor, with protein MKGLFFLALSVGSVAFIQAQNKDSLKVREIEAVNFTKRLPVAKEIINVQKDLDGKNLGQDLPILLKNQTSIISTSDAGNGVGYTGFRIRGVSGSGINVMMNGVPYNDSESQGTFFVNVPDLTSSASQIVIQRGVGTSNNGVSAFGASINVISKDPEDKFYFKTDDSYGSFNTYKYSAEIGSGKFWKNRLSVMGRYTHIHSDGYIDRASSNLHSYNFTALFEEGNTKLRLMAFGGKEKTYQAWNGIDRKTWETDPKFNVSGAIYDANWENIVSFYDNETDNYRQNHYQLLWEQKFSDRWNLETTFHYTKGKGYYENYKQGDPFSRYNLPDLTEGGQTIKYSDFIRKKWLNNDFYGIVSTLYGKFENLDLNAGVVANQYYGRHYGNVTGVFFPQIDESEYYRSRSIKNEISGFAKALLRVNDFEFFGDLQLRKINYNTKILMAGDGEGADLSKNWLFFNPKAGVNYRIEGGKVFLSYAHAHREPNRDDLMANNDVKAEKLHDIEAGFEKQFGVVSFTANVYYMYYVNQLVLNGELNNVGAFIRTNSGKSYRRGVEVGALAKLSKQWEVSGNVTLSQNRNQDFNIQNGDIPKSLGNTQISFSPNVIANLSLKFNPTKNFQFALMNQYVGKQYLDNTEDANLQLKDYFLTDFNAQYQFKIANNEIALKLLVNNLFNKKYVNNGSVYEGQPYYFSQAGTNFMFGVSWKIQ; from the coding sequence ATGAAAGGATTATTTTTTTTAGCGCTTAGCGTAGGTTCTGTGGCCTTTATCCAGGCTCAGAATAAGGATTCTCTGAAAGTCAGAGAAATAGAAGCCGTCAACTTTACCAAAAGACTGCCGGTAGCGAAGGAAATCATCAATGTACAGAAAGATTTAGACGGGAAAAATTTAGGACAGGATCTTCCTATCCTTTTAAAAAATCAAACCTCCATTATTTCTACTTCAGATGCAGGAAATGGGGTAGGATATACCGGTTTTAGAATTCGTGGAGTTTCAGGAAGCGGGATTAATGTAATGATGAATGGTGTCCCATATAATGATTCTGAAAGTCAGGGAACATTTTTTGTCAACGTTCCGGATTTAACAAGCTCTGCTTCACAGATTGTCATTCAAAGAGGGGTGGGAACTTCCAATAACGGTGTTTCAGCCTTCGGAGCAAGTATCAATGTGATTTCTAAAGATCCTGAAGACAAGTTTTATTTTAAAACAGATGACAGCTATGGCTCATTTAATACCTATAAATATTCAGCTGAGATAGGTTCCGGCAAGTTCTGGAAAAACCGTCTTTCCGTAATGGGAAGATATACCCATATTCATTCTGACGGATATATCGACAGGGCTTCATCAAACTTACATTCCTATAATTTTACTGCCTTATTTGAAGAAGGGAACACCAAGTTACGCTTAATGGCTTTTGGTGGAAAAGAGAAAACGTATCAGGCATGGAACGGTATTGACCGTAAAACATGGGAAACCGATCCTAAGTTTAATGTCTCAGGAGCAATTTATGATGCCAATTGGGAGAATATCGTAAGTTTCTATGACAACGAAACAGACAATTACAGACAGAACCACTATCAGCTGCTTTGGGAACAGAAATTCAGTGACAGATGGAATCTTGAAACTACTTTTCACTATACCAAAGGAAAAGGATATTACGAAAACTATAAGCAGGGAGATCCTTTTTCCAGATACAATTTACCTGATTTGACTGAAGGAGGGCAAACTATAAAATATTCAGACTTTATCAGAAAAAAATGGCTGAATAATGATTTTTATGGAATCGTTTCAACACTTTACGGAAAGTTTGAAAACTTAGATTTGAATGCAGGAGTAGTAGCCAACCAATATTACGGAAGGCACTACGGAAATGTTACAGGAGTATTTTTTCCTCAGATTGATGAAAGTGAGTATTACAGAAGCCGCTCGATAAAGAATGAAATTTCCGGTTTTGCAAAAGCTTTGTTAAGAGTAAATGACTTTGAATTTTTTGGTGATTTACAGCTTAGAAAAATCAACTATAACACCAAAATCCTGATGGCAGGTGATGGCGAAGGAGCAGATTTAAGCAAAAACTGGCTGTTCTTTAATCCAAAAGCCGGAGTAAATTACAGAATCGAAGGAGGTAAAGTATTTCTGTCATACGCTCATGCCCACCGTGAACCAAACAGAGATGATTTGATGGCTAATAACGATGTGAAAGCTGAAAAACTTCACGATATTGAGGCTGGTTTTGAAAAACAGTTCGGGGTTGTATCATTTACTGCAAATGTCTATTATATGTACTATGTGAACCAATTGGTTTTAAATGGGGAACTTAATAATGTAGGAGCGTTCATCAGAACCAATTCCGGAAAGAGCTACAGGAGAGGTGTTGAGGTTGGCGCTTTGGCAAAACTATCCAAGCAATGGGAGGTTTCCGGAAATGTAACACTAAGCCAGAACAGAAATCAGGATTTTAATATTCAAAATGGAGATATTCCTAAGAGCCTGGGAAATACTCAGATTTCATTTTCTCCGAATGTTATTGCCAATTTAAGCTTGAAATTCAATCCCACAAAGAATTTCCAGTTTGCTTTAATGAATCAATATGTAGGAAAACAATACCTGGATAATACAGAAGATGCCAACCTGCAGCTTAAAGATTACTTCCTGACAGATTTCAATGCTCAGTATCAGTTTAAAATTGCCAATAATGAAATTGCTTTAAAACTATTGGTGAATAATCTATTCAACAAAAAATATGTCAACAATGGATCTGTTTACGAAGGACAGCCGTATTATTTTTCACAGGCAGGAACCAACTTTATGTTTGGTGTGAGCTGGAAGATTCAATAA
- a CDS encoding aconitate hydratase yields MTFDIDMIKKVYERYPERIAAARQTVGKPLTLSEKILYTHLWEGNATKEYERGNSYVDFAPDRVAMQDATAQMALLQFMQAGKTKVAVPSTAHADHLIQAKVGANKDLQEGINKNSEVFNFLSSVCDKYGIGFWKPGAGIIHQVVLENYAFPGGMMIGTDSHTVNAGGLGMVAIGVGGADAVDVMAGMAWELKMPKLIGVKLTGKMSGWTSAKDVILKVAGILTVKGGTGCIVEYFGEGAESLSATGKGTICNMGAEIGATTSTFGYDDSMRRYLSATGRQDVVDAADKIAEHLTGDAEVYANPEQYFDQLIEINLSELTPHLNGPFTPDLATPVAEFRAKAEANGWPLEVEWALIGSCTNSSYEDLSRAASIVEDAVSKGVKPKAILGINPGSEQVKFTAERDGFLDSFRKFENARIFTNACGPCIGQWDREGAEKGEKNSIIHSFNRNFAKRADGNPNTHAFVASPEMVAAVAISGRLDFNPITDTLTNEAGEQVKLDEPKGFELPSKGFAVDDNGYQAPSEDGSSVVVNVSPTSDRLQLLEEFPAWDGKNIEGAKVLIKAFGKCTTDHISMAGPWLKYRGHLDNISNNMLIGAVNAYNMETNKVKNELTGEYGEVPAVQRAYKAAGVPTIVVGDQNYGEGSSREHAAMEPRHLGVKAVLVKSFARIHETNLKKQGMLGITFANEADYDKIKEDDTVNFLDLDQFAPGKQLTLEFVHADGTKDIIMANHTYNDQQIDWFKAGSALNLIKQQEK; encoded by the coding sequence ATGACTTTTGATATTGATATGATCAAAAAGGTGTATGAGCGTTACCCGGAAAGAATTGCTGCGGCAAGACAAACCGTGGGAAAACCTCTTACCCTTTCAGAAAAAATTCTTTACACCCACCTTTGGGAGGGAAATGCTACAAAAGAATATGAAAGAGGAAACTCTTATGTAGACTTCGCACCAGACAGAGTAGCGATGCAGGATGCCACCGCACAGATGGCACTTTTACAATTCATGCAGGCAGGAAAAACTAAAGTAGCCGTTCCTTCCACTGCTCACGCGGATCACCTAATCCAGGCGAAAGTAGGGGCTAACAAAGACTTGCAGGAAGGTATCAACAAAAACTCTGAGGTATTCAACTTCCTTAGTTCTGTATGTGATAAATACGGAATCGGATTCTGGAAGCCGGGAGCGGGTATCATTCACCAGGTTGTATTGGAAAATTATGCCTTCCCTGGAGGAATGATGATTGGTACTGACTCTCATACGGTAAATGCAGGAGGATTGGGAATGGTAGCAATAGGTGTAGGAGGTGCTGATGCGGTAGACGTAATGGCAGGAATGGCATGGGAGCTTAAAATGCCTAAACTTATCGGGGTAAAATTAACCGGTAAAATGAGCGGATGGACTTCTGCAAAAGATGTTATCTTAAAAGTAGCAGGAATCCTTACCGTAAAAGGAGGTACAGGATGCATCGTAGAATATTTCGGTGAAGGTGCTGAATCTCTTTCTGCAACCGGTAAAGGTACAATCTGTAACATGGGTGCTGAAATTGGAGCTACAACTTCTACTTTCGGATACGATGATTCTATGAGAAGATATCTTTCTGCGACAGGAAGACAGGATGTAGTGGATGCTGCCGATAAAATTGCTGAACACTTAACGGGTGATGCTGAAGTATATGCTAACCCTGAACAATATTTCGACCAATTAATAGAAATTAATCTTTCTGAACTGACTCCTCACTTAAACGGACCTTTCACTCCGGACTTGGCGACTCCAGTTGCTGAATTCAGAGCTAAAGCTGAAGCTAATGGATGGCCTTTAGAAGTTGAGTGGGCTCTTATCGGTTCTTGTACCAACTCTTCTTATGAAGATTTATCAAGAGCAGCGTCAATTGTAGAAGACGCTGTATCCAAAGGGGTAAAACCTAAAGCAATCTTAGGAATCAACCCTGGTTCTGAGCAGGTGAAATTTACTGCAGAAAGAGACGGTTTCTTAGATTCTTTCAGAAAATTTGAAAATGCAAGAATCTTTACTAATGCTTGTGGGCCATGTATCGGACAATGGGACAGAGAAGGTGCTGAAAAAGGAGAGAAAAACTCTATTATTCACTCATTCAACAGAAACTTTGCAAAAAGAGCTGACGGAAACCCAAATACCCACGCATTCGTAGCTTCTCCTGAAATGGTAGCTGCTGTTGCGATTTCAGGTAGACTAGATTTTAACCCAATTACTGATACTTTAACTAATGAAGCAGGCGAACAGGTAAAACTTGACGAACCTAAAGGTTTCGAGCTTCCTTCAAAAGGATTTGCAGTAGATGATAATGGATATCAGGCTCCATCAGAAGATGGTTCCAGTGTTGTTGTCAACGTAAGCCCTACTTCAGACAGACTTCAGTTATTAGAAGAATTCCCGGCTTGGGATGGTAAAAACATTGAAGGAGCTAAAGTATTGATCAAAGCTTTCGGAAAATGTACTACTGACCACATTTCTATGGCTGGACCATGGTTGAAATACCGAGGTCACTTAGATAATATTTCAAACAACATGTTGATAGGAGCTGTAAATGCTTACAACATGGAAACCAATAAAGTTAAAAATGAATTAACCGGCGAATACGGTGAGGTTCCGGCTGTACAAAGAGCATACAAAGCGGCAGGCGTTCCAACAATTGTTGTGGGAGACCAGAACTACGGTGAAGGTTCTTCAAGAGAACACGCTGCAATGGAGCCTAGACACCTTGGTGTGAAAGCTGTATTGGTAAAATCATTTGCGAGAATCCATGAAACCAACCTTAAAAAACAAGGGATGCTTGGAATAACTTTCGCTAATGAAGCAGATTATGATAAAATCAAGGAGGATGACACAGTTAACTTCTTAGATCTTGACCAGTTTGCTCCAGGAAAGCAACTGACTTTAGAATTCGTTCATGCTGACGGAACTAAAGACATCATCATGGCCAACCACACTTACAACGATCAGCAAATTGATTGGTTTAAGGCTGGTTCTGCTCTGAATCTGATCAAACAACAGGAAAAATAA
- a CDS encoding WG repeat-containing protein, whose translation MKNILIVLCVFISAFVFSQTKSVKKMTVKKGAKTMVKKGVKANKPNPDLVLINKDIPVLIPKKKGDHFGYVNQNGKFIIQPEYHIAVFFYEDCNLLNSPNEKVRKFGTKNYATVEKDMISYRIDQSGKRVYQFKEADFGKCKFEEYKQQLFQAYTLNGFYGIIEKSKFVNAADYRQFQIYPQYQYLYIMEGDDVANPMIVASNNDKFGVIDVNNKIIIPFEYANIKRNFSWKLGKMFEVTKDGKSYYYVDSDNKTY comes from the coding sequence ATGAAAAATATCCTGATTGTTTTATGCGTTTTTATTTCGGCTTTCGTTTTTTCACAGACTAAATCTGTGAAGAAAATGACGGTGAAAAAAGGGGCTAAAACTATGGTTAAGAAAGGGGTTAAAGCCAATAAGCCTAATCCAGATTTGGTGTTAATCAATAAAGATATTCCGGTTTTGATTCCTAAAAAGAAGGGAGATCATTTCGGGTATGTTAACCAGAATGGAAAATTTATTATTCAGCCGGAATATCATATTGCTGTATTTTTTTATGAAGACTGTAATCTTTTGAATTCACCCAATGAAAAAGTTAGAAAATTTGGAACAAAAAACTATGCTACCGTAGAAAAAGATATGATTTCTTACCGTATAGATCAGTCGGGAAAGAGAGTTTATCAATTTAAAGAAGCAGACTTTGGTAAATGTAAATTTGAAGAATATAAGCAGCAGTTATTTCAGGCTTACACTTTGAACGGCTTTTACGGAATCATTGAAAAATCAAAATTTGTCAATGCTGCAGATTACAGGCAGTTCCAGATTTATCCTCAATATCAGTATCTGTATATTATGGAAGGAGATGATGTAGCCAATCCAATGATTGTTGCTTCCAATAATGATAAATTTGGAGTGATTGATGTTAACAATAAGATCATTATTCCTTTTGAGTATGCCAATATTAAAAGAAACTTCAGCTGGAAACTGGGGAAGATGTTTGAAGTTACGAAAGATGGAAAAAGCTACTATTATGTTGACTCAGACAACAAAACTTACTAA